From Impatiens glandulifera chromosome 7, dImpGla2.1, whole genome shotgun sequence:
AACAATTATTATGCAATAAGTAAGAACAAAAACAGCAAACATCAATGGCTAGATCTTTGTTAGCCCAAAGAAGACCTAGTTACTTCATAAGCCAAGAAGCAGGCAGCATTAGCTGGAACACTTCTAGCCATAGCTGGACCGAACCCCTTATACAAACCCTTCACCCCCTCCGCACTTAATATCTTCTTAAACGCATCGATCGAGCCAGAGTACTTAGGGTTCTTGAAATCATCTACTTGTATCACACTCTTCACCACGTCAGTAGGGTAAACAGATACCCAAAACGATGCACCGGCCAGGCCTCCTGCCACTATTAACGAGCCTCTTCCTAATCCAGAAGTGTCTTGCCCTCCGGCTATGTACTGCTTCAGAGCCTCATAAACACCAAACATGGCTGCATTTCCGGGCACTTCACGAGCCATGGTTGGTACCAAACCTTTAAACAGACCCCTCAGTCCCCCTTCCGACCTAATGACTTGTCGAGCCACGTCCATTGGTCCCGAGTATTTTACGGTTGCACCAACTGAGTCTGCCCCAGCCAAAGCACTCTGTGCCTGTAACCTGTTTTGAAATCAAAtggcattattattattattaacagaaAACCAAGATACAATATTATCAGCTTAAGCTTATTTGATGTGGGTTATATCAAATAACTCAATATCCAATCAAAAGTTTATCCATCAATAATCAATTATATGATTGACGAAGGAATAAATGATTGGATTAACCTAATCTGTTTTAATCTAAATAACCCTGAACTATCCTATCCTATcatatcattcaaattatcaactaaaatacatCCTATTTCTTCCTTAAAAATGTTTCTGTTCCAAAAAACCTGCTTTTTATGAAACAAGGCCTAAAAGCAGAGGTAGATGTCTCACTGACCTGCATTTGATCAATTCAGTAGGGCAAGCCAAGAAGGAGACGGCAAAACCTGCACCAGCACCAGCCACAACTTGCTGGTTAAGGGTAAGTGGTGCACCCGGTTCAGGCCTAAGAAGAACTTCCATTTGACCTCTGACAGTGAAGAGGAGGGCATTGAAAGCTGCTACAGTGGCAAGAGGAGCTCCCATTCCTTTGTAAAGGCCACCAGGACCTTCTGAAGCTATTGTCTTCTTGACGGCATCAATTGCACCAGAGAATTTAGGAAGTTGGCCTGGAAGGGGAGCAGGCTGGCTTTGAAGCTTGACCTTGATTGTATCAAAAGGGTGTCCGACAATCAACTGGGCTGCACCCCCGACTGTTCCAGACAATAAGTCCTTGGCAACGTCACCCATCTACATAACAATTGAAAAGTTTTATCATCAAACAGAGTTGGAAACCCATATCTTAATCCAACCAACCTACCGTAGTTGAAAAGTTGCAATTGATGGAAAACCCAGACACAAACAAGCTCCAACAAATCCTCTAGTAACTTAGGATAATCAATCTGAGAGAAGAGGAAATGGAATCAATTCAAATACATTTGTGTTACCAAATCTAATCAATAATACATCAGGATTAAGGTAGATCGATTAGTGAGAAAAGGATTTGTGATCCGATTGATAATGAGGAGGTCCAAAGACGTAAAAGGGGAGGATTGGGCAAGATGAATGGAGAGTGTTAGAGGGAAATAAGAGCCACATGAGAGGGATCGAGTGCGACAAAAGCAATTGTGGTTGGTGGAGAATAGGATTTGTAAGCCATCAATACTTATAGGAGTAATAGTAATAGAGAGATAGAGATTCGAACCAGTAGAGTAGAGAAGAGCAGATCAGAGCAGAGCAGACAGATCCAAAACTGGGTTTGTGGTCACTTTCTTCCCTTCCAGCAACTTGGGGATAACTGCGCCAGAATCAGAATCCCCTCCCCTCCCCTCCCCAAGCTTGATCAGACGGAGAGAACTCGATTGATCGATCGATCCAGCCTTTATTTTTCTAATCTTTCTTTTCataacacaaacaaacaaatgcATCCATTTTAGTCTAATTTAAAATGAAccctaaaatttaattaaaataagattctaatcaaataacaaatttatttgttaCAAACAATGTATTAAAGTCTTTTATCtcatctaattatattttttatagaagaaaaaaaatacaataataataataataataatagcaaaTGAAGCCCAGTCATTGTCATCTAGACTCGAAATGCAGACTTTAAGGAATTTTATGGTTTTAGATTTGGGatacattataagttataagttatgtctatttatttatttatttatttagaggGTCACTGAATTTTCCCATATCAACTAagttagttataaatatatatatatatatgttattcaTGTAAAATGATGGCTAGATTGGATgcattgaaaacattgtaagaAAGGGTGGATAATTTCTAGGTTTTTGATTATTGAAAGATGAGATGGTTGAGTTTTGACTAAAAAAGACCGACTTTTGTTTTGTTGAAGAATATCTTGTTCCTGATTACCTACCTGTTGGGTTTGGGCCTAATGCTGGAAGACAGACAGACAGGTCACAACCCATTCATTAAACTAGAATTACCTAACTAAGGCCTTTCAAGGATGAGTTGTCAACGAGCTAGtcttataatatatgttttggTTCACCTAACTGATTCTGTTTTAGTTGGTATAAATCCCGATAGagaaaagataataaaaacagtttaataaatgattatttagttatttagtttttttcaataacaaattaattattatatcgAGTTACTAGATTAACCTTAACTATTCAAAACTCGTCTAGTTAATATAATAGGACAACGAAAATATCACATTTGGTTTATAGTCCTTATACAACTACATATAAGTTAAGCTACCATCCAAAACCACCTAAGATATCTATCTTCTTTGTTATCTCGCTCGTCGTGTTGTCATCTAGAAGACGGATTAGCAACATGCCTCAGGatagaaacatatatattaattagctTTAAAGAGATGAGGAGGATTACCCTAGTAATTGAGTTATTGTAAGAGAAACACCATTTATGATGAACATTATTAATGATTAACTTGTTGATGATTTCAAGTGGAGGCCCT
This genomic window contains:
- the LOC124946081 gene encoding mitochondrial carnitine/acylcarnitine carrier-like protein, giving the protein MGDVAKDLLSGTVGGAAQLIVGHPFDTIKVKLQSQPAPLPGQLPKFSGAIDAVKKTIASEGPGGLYKGMGAPLATVAAFNALLFTVRGQMEVLLRPEPGAPLTLNQQVVAGAGAGFAVSFLACPTELIKCRLQAQSALAGADSVGATVKYSGPMDVARQVIRSEGGLRGLFKGLVPTMAREVPGNAAMFGVYEALKQYIAGGQDTSGLGRGSLIVAGGLAGASFWVSVYPTDVVKSVIQVDDFKNPKYSGSIDAFKKILSAEGVKGLYKGFGPAMARSVPANAACFLAYEVTRSSLG